The nucleotide window GCACGCACCTTAAGCGGAATCTGGATGAACTTCACCCGCAGCCGACAGGCCTCGTCATAAATTTCCACAAGAAGGTTCCATTCCCACTCCCACTCCCAATTTCAACACGAGCAAAGTAGGAAACAGAGCAATACTGGCAAATTAACATTACTACCTGGCGCATCTGTTGAGCAAATCGGAAGTTGTTGGCGGCCAGAATCATCGCGTCGAACTCTGCCTCGGCGACCGGATCCACATTTACCTCATTTTCATTTACAGGCTGGAAGGTATCAGCAGGGGGTACCTGCATCAAACACCACATTATTCAAATGGAGAAGTACGTTCAAACAAATGCTTGGACACGACCATGCAGCCGTCCGCACAAGCCACAGACATTTGTGTATATTCGAGAAAACAGTTAGCAGCATTGAACTATAACAAGAGCAAGGCAAAGACATATTTGCAATCATCTATAAGTACATGAAAACTCAAGTAAAACCAGACTAAAGCATGAAATTTTTCATATTAAATAGTAGACGTTGACAGCATCAAAGAGCAAAAGCATGATTGGTTCGACATAAACTTTTGGGTTTGACATTAGTTCAACATAAGTTGACAAGACAAAATCATCCACAGATGGATAAATGCATAGGAATGGGCCATCATCTAGAGCCCCAAAAAATTGCCCAGCAACTGTCCAAACAAGTGCAGTAAGTTGTGGCCAATTGTAGGCCGATCTCACTCCAAAACTGCCCTGTCAAAGCGGTTGCAGAGGTTCTCACCAACCATCTCAAACTAACAACGGGATCACCGCAAATGAATCGTTGGCTCCTCAACCTGGGATTGCTGTCCCACCATATCCAGCCTAACCACCTCCCATGCGCATATATATGCGGGTGACACGCTAATTTTAGTTCCGCATGCAGTACGCACGCACCTTAAGCGGATTCTGGATGAACTTGACCCGTAGCCGACAGGCCTCGTCATAAATTTCCATTCCAGTCCCAGTCCCAGTCCCACTCCCAATCTCAACATGAGCAGAGTAGGAAACAGAGCAATGGCATAACATTACTACCTGGCGCGAATTTTGAGCAAATCGGAGGTTGTCGGTGGCCAGCATCATCGCGTCGAACTCTGCTTCGGCGTCCGGatccacatcctcctcctcctccatggttGCCAGCACGATGTCGACGCCGATGTCGAAGCCCTGAGCGGCCATCTCCGCCGCCGTCAGGACCAGAGGTACCCCCATCCCCTCCGCCACGAAGCTAGCAGAGGACCCCTCAACCTCCGCCCCGGCCACGGAGCCCCCGCCCGCCTTGGAAGACGCCTCCGCCACGACCCTCTCCGCCTGGGCCTTGGAGCCTCCACCCACCGGGCCCGCGGTCACCCCCGCCAGGACGCCACCCCGGACCCCCTCCGCCTCAGGCTCGGAGCCCCTGGTAACCCCCGTCACCTCCGCCCCGGCCTCGGAGCCCCCGCCCACCTCCCAGGACGCCGTCGCCGACTCGTCGTTCCCCGGATCCCCGTTCCCCTGACGATCCATGGGCCTCTCCTCGatcacctcgccgccgccgcctcccgttCCTCTCCCCCCTTCTCCCACCTTCGATTTTACGAGGGTTTAGCTTAGGGATTTGGGTTTAGTGGCGTGCCGTGGCGGAGGAGCGTGGAGCAGGTAGACGGAATGGAAGGGTGGGGTGGGCAGACGGCGTTTCTTTAAACGGAGGTGGAGTTTAATTTCGAGTTCATCCATAATACCGTGAAGAATTTGGCAGCCAATTTTGGAAATGTTTGATCCATCAAGGCTAAACGAGTCACACTACATTCTTGGCTAGATGCATTTAAAGGAACAACCGACTGAGAATTAATTATTAATCCTCAATCTTTTTTGAGCTGTTATTAATTCACAATCTCCTAATTGGCATTTGGGAAAATGTTTTCTTCCTTATCTAACACTAGGTCTAATTTTCATGCCCTTTTATGAAACTTTCGCCACTTCCCGTTACCCTCAACCGTTCAATTCTCTAAAATGAGCGGCCGGTTCTTTGAGATATGGACACCAATGTCGTTGTTGTATAGCACGGGAAAAAGAAAGCAGAACTGGCATCTCGCTCCCAACCCTACCGattgtggcggcggcggctgacAACTATGGAGGACGACGGCGCTGCGGAGGGCGGCCATGGATGGGTTGTGGAGCAGGCGTCGGTGAGTGCTGCTGCAGCGGAGGGTGACGGTGCGGCTATATACGGGTTATGCTAGGTTTCTGCGGCAGGCTCGGCAAGGGGCGCAACGAATGTTCCATTAGGATTTTCACCAGCTTTCGGTCTCAGTTTATTTCATATTTGTAAAAATTCGGAGAAACTTGGTTGTTGGCTATGATCGCAAGTTTTTAGGCATTTTAAGGAAATCAAACTCAAGATTAAGGATTATAAGAGGAGACGAACAATTTTCCTATTTAAAAAGGGAGGTAAATGGAACACAAGCCGAGCACTGTTATGAGCGCAATCGCTCATACCCACTAGCATCGCCTTCATCACTTCAAAACTCACCTCTTTTGTGAAGGGGGCAACACAATCAACAATCACATCTACCATGAAACTGAAggagaagaggggagaggagaTTCAAGGGGAGTTGCTTCACTTAGATCCATCCGGATTCCTCCATGAGCAATGCTAGAGCTACATACCTTTTTTACGGGAATTCATCATACGAACCAGCGTGGAGCACATCTTATTGGAATGGAGGGAGGTATTGGGTCACCTCGTGAAACTCAGGGGTCCGAGAGAATTAGCTGGTAGGGGGCGAGGGTCCGTAACCAACGCATAACAAATCCGTAGCTTCAGAATTATTGTTCCCCCATCAACAAGATGGACTATAACTATTACAATACTATCGAAATGATTTCCGTTTATCCATCTTTGTGTTTCTTGTGAGATTAGATATTTGTAATTTCTAGTCATACTTTGACTCGGAGATCGGGATAAAGATAATAATTCATCTTGTTGTAACTATTACAATACTATCGAGATGATTTCCGTTTATCGATCTTTGTGTTTTTTGTGATCCCTCTCATGTGCGCGAGTAGTCCACCTCAGGCAGGAGAGATGTAGGGGATTGGTAACGTGTGATCGTGCCTAACACTTATTGTAATATGTGCGGTTACTTTGAGTATTGGTGTTGGATGAACACTTAAGCAAAACCGTTCTTGCTACCAGGGCCCAACATTCTAACTAATCTATACTCTACATGTCTTCCATTTCTCTGAAGATTTCGTTTACAACACAACATCAAACTCCAATATCATGAATTGATAGATAAGGATCGATGTCAAACAGCTCTTCTTCATTTCTTCTGCAGGGCAGCTATTTTCAGAGATTTTGTGTAGTGTTGTGATTAACTGGGCTATGTTGGTTGTTTTACGTAGCAAGCCCAACTGTGGAAGCAACTTCTACAAGCATCCGAATCATTGACCATCTACTTCTTAGATCAAATCCAAACGCGCCATCTTTTTTATTCCAAAAAACCAGCTATCAAAAAGAAAAGGTTAGCCTAGCTCATATTTGTGCTAATCCGAGCACACTGACAATAAGAGCCGGCTCATATTAAACATTTCCAATGGAACAAACCATATTGAAGATGTGTTGTTTTAGAGTTTTAAACGACCACGCGAGGCGGACGGGGTAGAGAGGCTAGCCGGGTGGGGGGGTTGCATGGTGTAGAGGAATTGGATGCAGGAGAAGGCCAATGTGAGGATGTTGTCGAGGCTACGGAAAATTGGTATTGACTGATCTCTTGATTCCAACTATCAGTATTAGTAGAACGCCCGTGGGTTGCCACGGTCTTTTCAAATGAATATTAGATGCTACTCATGGAGCTAAAATAAACCAGATGGTTGTTTGTTTCAGAGTCTAGATTCAGTTTCATTAGCAATGTTGGCTTCATTGGCAAAGCTGATTTCAAATAGTTTTTGTTTCAAATCTCAGATTCAGCTTCACAGGCAAGGCAAAGTTGAATCTGGTCTCTAAAGCTAAAACAAATGGGGCCTTCGGTGGTAAAGCTGATTCATAGAATCAGAATCAGGTTCACCGCTGAAGCTTATCTACAGGTGATTTGACAACAATCAAAGTTGAAACAAACATAATCTTATGCCACTGAAGTGAATCCAGGGTGATTGGAATCCAATTGAAGTTGGAACAAATAGGGCTTTTAAGGTTGCGCATCCAAAAGTAAAATTGCGGTTCCGCAATGTACCGGCGACTGGCCAGCCAATTAACTAGTGACACCTCGTACCGTATTAAATACTATATAAATATTGTGTTGTATGCAAAGTTTCCACTGTTTATGAAATATTGGTATTTTAGTAGGTGGTCCACCAACAAAGTACTACTTTGGTCAGTCTAACAGGTCTGGAGTACTACTTTTTGTCAGATAGGGACGTGCATACATTAACCTCTTCTCTCTCCCTTGCAAACAAATCTATAGACTTTATTACATGTTAGCAAACTAAAAACATTCTTATCTTTTAAACCATAATTTCGTATTTGAAATATTTTATATATTTGAACTCTTGACGTCAATACCTTTAAAACCAGACTAATCTTGGATACATTTCAAGCACATTTCACATTTCGTATGTGGAACTAACATATTTCACTTGAAAAATCTGAAACAAGTTAATAACATATTTCAGAATTATGAAATAATAAGCACAGAAAATAAAATTATAATATACAATTGTGAAACTGATTATTTGAAAATATGATCAATGTTTTCACCATGCTTACTATTTCACAATTTAGAACTAACATTTCACTTTTCACTGTCTTCTTTCGCAAGAATAATATATCAATTGCACATTTCACCATTCAAAACCTGCTTTTCACTTTTCGCTCGCTTGTTTCACAAAAAACATATATTTCAATTGCACATTACTCAAAACCTATTTCATTGTTTTCAAATAAATTGTTTCATAGTTTTGAATAATCAATTTCATAATGATACATTATAATTCACTTTATGTGCTTACTATTTCACAATTCAAAACCAACATTTCACTTTCCACTGGCTGTTTCAAAAAAATAACATCTATTTCAATTGTAAATTTCTCAAATAACCAGTTTCGCTCTTTTGAAATAAATTGCTTCGTATTTCCAAATAATCAATTTCACAATGATACCTTAGAATTTCACTTTCCGTGGTTACTATTTCACAATTCAGAGCCTACATTTCAACTTTCACTGGCTTGTTTCATAAAAAATATATTTCAATTGTATATTTCCAAATAAACGGTTACACATTTCACTGGGTTGTGGAGCAAGCATCGGTGAGTGCTGCTGCGGCGGAGGGTGACAGTGCGGCTATATACGGGTCATGCTAGGTTTCTGCGGCGGGCTCGACAAGGGGCGCGACGATTGTTCTACTAGGATTGTCGCCAGCTTTCGGTCTTAGTTTATTTCATATTTGTAAAACAAAATGGAGAAACTTGGTTGTTGGCTATGATCGTAAGTTTTTAGGAATTTTAAGGAGATCAAACTCAAGATTAAGGATTATAAGAGGAGACGAACAACTTTTCTATTTAAAAAGAGAGGTAAATAGAACACAACCTGAGCACTGTTATGAGCGCAATCGCTCATGCGCACTGGCCTCGCCTTCATCACTTCAAAACTCACCTCTTTCATGAAGGGGGCAACACAATCAACAATCACATCTACCATGAAACTGAAGGAGAAGAGGGGAGAAGAGATTCAAGGGGAGTTGCTTCACTTAGATATATCCGGATTCATCCATGAGCAATGCTAGAGCTATATGCCTTTTTTACGGGAATTCATCATACGGACTGGCGTGGAGCACATCTTATTGGAATGGAGGGAGGTATGGGGTCACCTAGTGAAACTCAGGGGTCCGAGAGAATTAGCTGGTAGGGGGCGGGGGTCCGTAACCAACGCATAACAAATCCGTACCCTTAGAATTATTGTTCCTCCATCAACAAGATGGACTATAACTATTACAATACTACCGAAATGATTTCTGTTTATCGATCTTTGTGTTTCTTGTGAGATTAGATATTTGTAATCTCTATTCATACTTTCACTCGGAGATCAGCATAAAGATAATAATTCATCTTGTTGTAACTATTAGTCTATTACAATACTATCGAGATGATTTTCGTTTATCGGTCTTTGTGTTTTTTGTGATCCCTCTCATGTGCGCAAGTAGTCCACCTCAGGCGGGAGAGATGTAAGGGATTGGTAACGTGTGATCATGCCTAACACTTATTGTGATATGTGTGGTTACTTTGAGTATTGGTGTTGGATGAACACTTAAGAAAAACCGATCCTGCTACCAGGGCCCAACATTCTAACTAATCTATACTCTACATGTCTTCCATTTCTCTGAAGATTTCGTTTACAACACAACATCAAACTCCAATTTCATGAATTGATAGATAAGGATCGTTGTCGAACAACTCTTCTTCATTTCTTCTTGAGGGCAGCTATTTTTAGAGATTTTGTGGAGTGTTGTGATTAACTAGGCTATGTGGGTTGTTTTACGTAGCAAGCCCAACTGTGGAAGCAACTTCTACAAGCATCCAAATCATTGGCCACATACTTCTTAGATCAAATCCAAATACACCATCTTTTTTATTCCAAAAAATCTAGCTATCAAAAAGAAAAGGTTAGCCTAGCTCATATTTGTGCTAATCCGAGCACACTGACAATAAGAGCCGGCTCATAATAAACATTTCCAATGGAACAA belongs to Triticum urartu cultivar G1812 chromosome 7, Tu2.1, whole genome shotgun sequence and includes:
- the LOC125524518 gene encoding uncharacterized protein LOC125524518 isoform X5, with translation MDRQGNGDPGNDESATASWEVGGGSEAGAEVTGVTRGSEPEAEGVRGGVLAGVTAGPVGGGSKAQAERVVAEASSKAGGGSVAGAEVEGSSASFVAEGMGVPLVLTAAEMAAQGFDIGVDIVLATMEEEEDVDPDAEAEFDAMMLATDNLRFAQNSRQVPPADTFQPVNENEVNVDPVAEAEFDAMILAANNFRFAQQMRQVPSADTFQPENENEDERVPTNQPNPENDTLYGSSISQQIQNDTLHGSSIPQGGDSNTLHGSSIPQGGDNDPGSATWFKLKVPSAFQEKV
- the LOC125524518 gene encoding uncharacterized protein LOC125524518 isoform X3; this encodes MDRQGNGDPGNDESATASWEVGGGSEAGAEVTGVTRGSEPEAEGVRGGVLAGVTAGPVGGGSKAQAERVVAEASSKAGGGSVAGAEVEGSSASFVAEGMGVPLVLTAAEMAAQGFDIGVDIVLATMEEEEDVDPDAEAEFDAMMLATDNLRFAQNSRQVPPADTFQPVNENEVNVDPVAEAEFDAMILAANNFRFAQQMRQVPSADTFQPENENEDERVPTNQPNPENDTLYGSSISQQIQNDTLHGSSIPQGGDSNTLHGSSIPQGGDNDPGSATWFKLKVPSAFQGHGHVAAGRGRPCRGRAEPRGLHRAATGPMPLGAALCWGAAAPSGPHPSPASSSPSTSPLTAAMQSPA
- the LOC125524518 gene encoding uncharacterized protein LOC125524518 isoform X4, translated to MDRQGNGDPGNDESATASWEVGGGSEAGAEVTGVTRGSEPEAEGVRGGVLAGVTAGPVGGGSKAQAERVVAEASSKAGGGSVAGAEVEGSSASFVAEGMGVPLVLTAAEMAAQGFDIGVDIVLATMEEEEDVDPDAEAEFDAMMLATDNLRFAQNSRQVPPADTFQPVNENEVNVDPVAEAEFDAMILAANNFRFAQQMRQVPSADTFQPENENEDERVPTNQPNPENDTLYGSSISQQIQNDTLHGSSIPQGGDSNTLHGSSIPQGGDNDPGSATWFKLKVPSAFQGLTVLWRC
- the LOC125524518 gene encoding uncharacterized protein LOC125524518 isoform X2, with amino-acid sequence MDRQGNGDPGNDESATASWEVGGGSEAGAEVTGVTRGSEPEAEGVRGGVLAGVTAGPVGGGSKAQAERVVAEASSKAGGGSVAGAEVEGSSASFVAEGMGVPLVLTAAEMAAQGFDIGVDIVLATMEEEEDVDPDAEAEFDAMMLATDNLRFAQNSRQPVNENEVNVDPVAEAEFDAMILAANNFRFAQQMRQVPSADTFQPENENEDERVPTNQPNPENDTLYGSSISQQIQNDTLHGSSIPQGGDSNTLHGSSIPQGGDNDPGSATWFKLKVPSAFQGHGHVAAGRGRPCRGRAEPRGLHRAATGPMPLGAALCWGAAAPSGPHPSPASSSPSTSPLTAAMCRSPHQVPLPLYFGFFEAVLTFVDAQAISSMS
- the LOC125524518 gene encoding uncharacterized protein LOC125524518 isoform X1, with amino-acid sequence MDRQGNGDPGNDESATASWEVGGGSEAGAEVTGVTRGSEPEAEGVRGGVLAGVTAGPVGGGSKAQAERVVAEASSKAGGGSVAGAEVEGSSASFVAEGMGVPLVLTAAEMAAQGFDIGVDIVLATMEEEEDVDPDAEAEFDAMMLATDNLRFAQNSRQVPPADTFQPVNENEVNVDPVAEAEFDAMILAANNFRFAQQMRQVPSADTFQPENENEDERVPTNQPNPENDTLYGSSISQQIQNDTLHGSSIPQGGDSNTLHGSSIPQGGDNDPGSATWFKLKVPSAFQGHGHVAAGRGRPCRGRAEPRGLHRAATGPMPLGAALCWGAAAPSGPHPSPASSSPSTSPLTAAMCRSPHQVPLPLYFGFFEAVLTFVDAQAISSMS